The Leptolyngbya sp. 'hensonii' sequence TACTCGGTCCACTCTAGCCCCATCTGCTCCAGATGCCTCTATCCCCCGTCACCGGGAACGCTTCCTGACCACGCTGCAGGAGGAACAATTCCGGCAACAGTACTTTTATCGGGTGTCGATCGAAGTGATTCGGGCAATGGTCGGTCAGATGATATCGATTTAAGGGGATTTTCCATCGGATGTGTGGTTGAAGGCGTTGCATGGAACGCCTGTTCGGAAAGGATATGTTGCAATCACAATACAAGTTGATAGTTCGATAGTAGAGTTCAAAGTTGATTGATGATCACCCTGCATACTCCCTTACCCATTCTGACGGCTCTGGTGCTGATGAGTCAGCCTGCGATCGCGGCCCCGGCTGAGTTGGTGGCGGGTCTCACTGATAGTCAGATCGAAACCCGCATTCAGCAGGTGATGCCCAAAATTCGCAAGACCCTCCAGAGCGTCCAACAGTATCAGCAGGAGGCCCAGCAACAGCCTGGTTATGCCAGCCGCCAACAGGCTCTCCAAGCCTATCGCAATTTTTGGAAGCAGCGATTGAATAATGCCACTGTGGGGGACATGTTGGGGAACTGGCAGGGACCCTTCGGCTATGCCATCACCATTTTTCCGACAGCAAAGCCCGATCGGGTCTGTATCCAGTATGCCGATGAAGAAGATACTGGCGTTTACCTGGCCCAGGTGCGGGGAAATCGCCTGCAGTCAGACAACGGCCAGACCACCAGCATTTACCTGCGGGATGGCAATGCCCTGACGGAGGTTTACCTGGGGGACGAAACTAATTTCACGATCTGGCCGTCAGCTCGATTGCCTCGCCGATACCGACTGCATCAATTTGAATTCGCCAAGTTGGGGTGTATCACCGAAACCGACATCCAGATTCTGAAGTCCCAATCTCTGGAACAACTGACGATCCGGAATCGGGTGTGTGTCTCGAACTTTCGGACGTTGCGAAACCCAACTGGAAAACCAGTGCCCGTCAGATCGGAAGCTGCTTCCAATGCTGCCATCACGGACACCCTACCTTCTGGGACGCTTGTCCAGGCCGATGAGGGGGAACCCCAGGC is a genomic window containing:
- a CDS encoding SH3 domain-containing protein — translated: MITLHTPLPILTALVLMSQPAIAAPAELVAGLTDSQIETRIQQVMPKIRKTLQSVQQYQQEAQQQPGYASRQQALQAYRNFWKQRLNNATVGDMLGNWQGPFGYAITIFPTAKPDRVCIQYADEEDTGVYLAQVRGNRLQSDNGQTTSIYLRDGNALTEVYLGDETNFTIWPSARLPRRYRLHQFEFAKLGCITETDIQILKSQSLEQLTIRNRVCVSNFRTLRNPTGKPVPVRSEAASNAAITDTLPSGTLVQADEGEPQAAWISITGPKQVSGWVQAQFVLNPRKTPLQDQMRVRTLDGDALNVRVSANPGDRIIGTVPNGTVVTVLDHEGYRAKIKTPQGLTGFVVDQYLDCL